AAAAGAAGATTGCTGCAGTTGGTCAACAACGGAGTTGTTTGCGGATGGAACGATCCCCGTATGCCGACTCTGTCAGGAATACGGCGCCGCGGTTACACTCCCGAAGCGATCCGGACGTTTTGTGACCGGATTGGCGTGACCAAAGCGGATAGCGTTGTGGAGATTTCACTGCTGGAATATTTTCTGCGCGAAGATTTAAACAAACGGGCCGCGCGAGTGATGGGAGTTCTGCGGCCACTCAAAGTGGTCCTTGAGAATTATCCGGAAGGGGAGATGGAAGAGTTGGATTGCATCAACAATCCGGAAGATGCTGCGATGGGCTCCCGCAAAGTGCCTTTTTCACGCGAACTCTACATTGAACAGGAGGATTTTCGCGCAGATCCGCCAAAACAATTTTACCGGTTGGCGCCTGGCCGCGAAGTGCGGTTGCGATACGCTTATTTCATCACCTGTAAGGAGATTGTTAAGGATCCGGCTACGGGAAATATTGTGGAACTGCATTGCACTTACGATCCGGCAACAAAAGGAGGTGATGCACCTGACGGTCGCAAGGTCAAATCCACACTCCACTGGGTTTCCGCTGCTCATTCCATTCCAGCAGAAGTACGGCTCTATGATCACCTGTTTACCAAAGCTGATCCTGATGATGTGGGCGAAGGACAGGATTATCTATCCAATCTGAATCCTAATTCGCTCGAAGTGCTGAAAGATTGCCGCCTGGAACCGAGCCTCCGGACGGCTGTATCCGGTAATTCTTTTCAGTTTGAGCGCATGGGATATTTTTGTCTGGATCCTGAGAGCACAGAAGATCGGTTGATTTTCAATCGAACGGTCACGCTCCGGGATACCTGGGCAAAAATCGAAAAGCAAATAAAAAAGTGATTTTGAACAGAAGCCCGCAAAGGTCGCGAAGAGAAAAAAAATCTCTATCTTTGCGTCCTTTGCGATCTTCTGTTCAAAAAAAGCTGGACGAGATCAAACGAAAACTGCGGGAACTTGCAAATCCTGAACGCGCAAAAGTTTCTCTCCGCTACTTCAAAACAGGCCCTGGCGGATATGGCGCCGGGGACCTTTTTCTGGGCAACACCGTTCCGGATCTGAGAAAACTTGCCGGTCAATATCGCGATCTTAACAAGAAAGACATACTGGAATTGCTTCATTCTCCCATTCATGAAGAACGTGTTCTTGCCCTGCTCATCTTGAATCTTCAATTCAAATCCGGTGCCGAACCAAAGCGTAAAGAAATCCACCGGCTGTATTTGAACAACATGAAGTCAATCAACAGCTGGGATCTCGTAGATTGTTCAGCGCCTCTCCTGATCGGAGGTTATTTGCTGAAGAAGGATACAAAAATCCTGGACAAGTTGGCTGCATCAAACAATCTCTGGGAAAGACGAACTGCAATCATCGCAACTCTGGCCTTTATCAAACAAAACGAATATGGCGTGACTCTGCGCATCGCTACACGGTTGTTGAAGGACAAAGAGGATCTGATCCATAAAGGATCCGGATGGATGCTCCGTGAAGTCGGCAACCGGGCCCCTGAAGTTTTAGAAGCCTTTCTTGATAAACATGCAGCGATTATGCCACGGACGATGCTGCGCTACGCAATCGAGAAGTTCAATGAACCAAAAAGAAAGGCGTATCTATTAAAGCGATAGTAAACAAAGTAGCGCGGACGTCTCGTCTGCGGTTGCGCAGGCACGACGCCCGCGCTACTTTTCTAATATGTCCCTGAATGGTCTCAGAGTTCTGGTTGTTGAAGATGAGTTTTTGATCCTGGAACTTTTCGAATTCACGCTGAAACTGAACCAGGCGGAAGTTCGAACAGCCAGAAGTGTAAACGAAGCGTTGAGCGTGATGGAATCCTGGCTTCCCGAGATAGTCATTACAGATATCGGTCTTCCGGAACAGGACGGATATGCTTTCATCAGCACTCTGCGCATGCAACCACAGACTCAATCGATTCCTGTAATTGCTCTGAGCGGATACGTCTCCCTCAATCAGGAAGGACCGCACAATGATGCATTACTCATCAAGCTAGCAAAACCGGTCGATCCTGATCATCTGATCAGAATTCTTGCAGAGAAATCCAGAGAGATCCGTGGAGCCGGCAGCAATTTGTAACGCCGGCATCTTGCCGGCACGCTCTGCCAACTGGAAGCTGGCGTTACAAACCGCTGATCATCCCATCCATAACATTCTTCAGTGTGAAGTAGATGATTCCCTTTCGATCCTCTCTCACAGCCTCCTCCGCTTCCATTACATTTGTAAGAACGGCCTCATGAAGGAACGGCTGGGGATAATCGTGAACTGCTTGAAGCATCGAATTGGGATCATTCGCTAGCCTTTCATAAAGCAGATCATCCATTCTTTCGAGTTGCTTCATGGTCAACTTTTTCATCTTTGGAAAGTTCAAGCGAATTAATTGCCAGGTGAGCAAAACCATCGTGATCAATAAATCGTATTCTTCTTCATTCAGTTCTTCCCGCTCAGCAACTGCGGCAATGTAGACAAGCAAAGGTTCCTGTTTTTTCTGAAACGTCCTCATGAATTTCTGGATATCCGCTTCCGTGAAAGTCTCAAATGATTCCAGTGCGTTCTCGATTTGCTCTTGTGTGATCTGCTTCATCTTGGAATGATACCATTTCAAGGTATTCTACTCAGATCAAAAATGTCTGAATCGAACGATAGACAATTGGGCATGATGCGCCGCATCACCAGGCGTGATTTTCTCAATGGTGTGGCCCGCGCAACCGCCGCATCTATCACACTGCCATTCTGGCTTCCCGAGCTGCATGCAGACGCAGGAGATTATCCACCGGCTTTGACCGGAATGCGTGGAAGCAACGATGGTTCTTTCGAAGTTGCACATCAGTTGCGGGATGGGAATCTCTGGAGCCATTACGGCGAGCCGGAAGATACGAAGGAAACATACGATCTTGTCATTGTGGGAGCAGGAGTTAGCGGATTGTCCGCCGCTCATTTCTTTCTAAAGGAAGCAGGGACAAAAGCCCGCGTTCTCCTTTTGGATAACCACGATGATTTTGGAGGCCACGCGCGGCGTCAGGAGTTTACTGCCGGAAAATCATTCCTTTTGACGTATGGGGGAAGCTATGCAATCGAAAGTCCGGCCCCGTACAGCAAAACTTCAAAAGCACTGATTGAAGAACTGGGGATCGATGTACAGAGTTTTGCCAATCACTTTGTTCGGAATTCTTACTCGTCACTAGGCCTGAGCGCGCGCTTCTTTTTTGACCGGGCGTCTTTCGGAATCGATCGTCTCGTTCCGGATCCTTTTGAGCCGGATTATCTGGGCGCTGCTGAAGTTGCGAAAGACGCATGGCCTTCCTTTTTACAACAGACGCCTATGTCTGAATTGGTGAAAAAAGACTTACAGCGGTTGTACAGTGACGCAACGGATTACATGCCGGGACTTAGCTCTGTTGAGAAAAAAGGAAAACTTGCCCGCATCAGTTATGCGCAGTACTTGACCGATTTCGTGAAATGTGACCCTGGCATATTTCCCTTTTTCCAGGCGCGGCCGCATTCCCTGTACGGGGCGGGGATCGACATTCTGCCAGCGCAAGACGCGTGGGGATTTTCGTATCCCGGTTTCCAGGGACTGAATCTGGATCCTGAACCGGGCATCGGCATGAATCGCGATTCCATCCCCAACGAAGAAGCGCAAAGATATTTTTATCATTTTCCGGATGGAAACGCTTCTATTGCACGCTTGCTCGTTCGTAAATTAATTCCGGAAGCAATTCCAGGCAAAACCGCAAATGACATCGTGATGGCAAGGGCGCGTTATAACAAGCTCGACCTGGAAAACAACACATCTCGAATCCGTCTTTCCAGCACCGTTGTCCACGTCAAGCAGACAGATGAAAATGAAATAGAAGTGATTTATGTGCGAAAGGGAAAACTGCAAAAGATTCGCGCATCAAAATGCGTGCTTGCTTGCTGGCATACAGTAATTCCTTATATATGTCCCGAATTTTCGCGGGAGCAAAAAACTGCGCTTGCTTATGCGATCAAAGTACCACTGAGTTATACACGCGTAGCCGTTCGAAATTGGCAACCCTGGGTGAAACTCCGAGTGCAATCCATTTACGCACCGGGCAGTTATTTTTCGCACACGCATCTTGCGATGCCGCTTCAGTTTGATGGATACAAAACCACCAGTAATCCTGACGAACCTATGGTAATCGGAATGTTTCGAGCTCCGTGTAGACCGGGACTTCCTTTAAAGCACCAGCACAGGCTTGGCAGAACTGAACTTCTGGAAACGGACTTTACAACTTTCGAACGCAATATCAGAGAACAGCTCACCGCAATGCTGGGTCCAGGTGGATTCGATCCTGCGAAGGACATCACCGGAATCGCCGTTCACCGGTGGCCGCATGGATACGCTTATCAGTACAACTCGCTTTTTGATCCTTTCTGGTTACAGGGTAAGGAGGGTCCCTGTGTTTTAGCGCGAAAACCCTGCGGGCGAATCGCAATAGCGAACAGCGACGCAGGCGCTTATTCCTACCTTGATTGTGCAATCGATCAGGCACATCGCGCAGTGCAAGAAATTCTGGCGATGAAGTAGCGCGGA
This genomic stretch from bacterium harbors:
- a CDS encoding glutamine--tRNA ligase/YqeY domain fusion protein, encoding MTEQVGTKSDFIREIIDEDNQTGRFQGRVQTRFPPEPNGYLHIGHAKSICLNFGIARDYNGLCNLRFDDTNPTKESQEYIDSIKKDVRWIGFDWDDREFYASDYFEQLYQWTVQLIQMGKAYVCDLTADEIREYRGTLTEPGRESPYRNRSIEENLDLFERMKKGEFPNGLRTLRAKIDMASPNLNLRDPVCYRILHAHHPRTGNQWCIYPMYDWAHGQSDSIEGITHSICTLEFEDHRPLYDWFLDQLKIHHPRQIEFARLNLTYTVLSKRRLLQLVNNGVVCGWNDPRMPTLSGIRRRGYTPEAIRTFCDRIGVTKADSVVEISLLEYFLREDLNKRAARVMGVLRPLKVVLENYPEGEMEELDCINNPEDAAMGSRKVPFSRELYIEQEDFRADPPKQFYRLAPGREVRLRYAYFITCKEIVKDPATGNIVELHCTYDPATKGGDAPDGRKVKSTLHWVSAAHSIPAEVRLYDHLFTKADPDDVGEGQDYLSNLNPNSLEVLKDCRLEPSLRTAVSGNSFQFERMGYFCLDPESTEDRLIFNRTVTLRDTWAKIEKQIKK
- a CDS encoding DNA alkylation repair protein, which encodes MLNRSPQRSRREKKSLSLRPLRSSVQKKLDEIKRKLRELANPERAKVSLRYFKTGPGGYGAGDLFLGNTVPDLRKLAGQYRDLNKKDILELLHSPIHEERVLALLILNLQFKSGAEPKRKEIHRLYLNNMKSINSWDLVDCSAPLLIGGYLLKKDTKILDKLAASNNLWERRTAIIATLAFIKQNEYGVTLRIATRLLKDKEDLIHKGSGWMLREVGNRAPEVLEAFLDKHAAIMPRTMLRYAIEKFNEPKRKAYLLKR
- a CDS encoding NAD(P)/FAD-dependent oxidoreductase; translated protein: MSESNDRQLGMMRRITRRDFLNGVARATAASITLPFWLPELHADAGDYPPALTGMRGSNDGSFEVAHQLRDGNLWSHYGEPEDTKETYDLVIVGAGVSGLSAAHFFLKEAGTKARVLLLDNHDDFGGHARRQEFTAGKSFLLTYGGSYAIESPAPYSKTSKALIEELGIDVQSFANHFVRNSYSSLGLSARFFFDRASFGIDRLVPDPFEPDYLGAAEVAKDAWPSFLQQTPMSELVKKDLQRLYSDATDYMPGLSSVEKKGKLARISYAQYLTDFVKCDPGIFPFFQARPHSLYGAGIDILPAQDAWGFSYPGFQGLNLDPEPGIGMNRDSIPNEEAQRYFYHFPDGNASIARLLVRKLIPEAIPGKTANDIVMARARYNKLDLENNTSRIRLSSTVVHVKQTDENEIEVIYVRKGKLQKIRASKCVLACWHTVIPYICPEFSREQKTALAYAIKVPLSYTRVAVRNWQPWVKLRVQSIYAPGSYFSHTHLAMPLQFDGYKTTSNPDEPMVIGMFRAPCRPGLPLKHQHRLGRTELLETDFTTFERNIREQLTAMLGPGGFDPAKDITGIAVHRWPHGYAYQYNSLFDPFWLQGKEGPCVLARKPCGRIAIANSDAGAYSYLDCAIDQAHRAVQEILAMK
- a CDS encoding response regulator produces the protein MSLNGLRVLVVEDEFLILELFEFTLKLNQAEVRTARSVNEALSVMESWLPEIVITDIGLPEQDGYAFISTLRMQPQTQSIPVIALSGYVSLNQEGPHNDALLIKLAKPVDPDHLIRILAEKSREIRGAGSNL